The following proteins come from a genomic window of Aspergillus luchuensis IFO 4308 DNA, chromosome 3, nearly complete sequence:
- a CDS encoding glycoside hydrolase family 6 protein (CAZy:GH6;~COG:G;~EggNog:ENOG410PGYJ;~InterPro:IPR036434,IPR001524,IPR016288;~PFAM:PF01341;~SECRETED:SignalP(1-23);~go_function: GO:0004553 - hydrolase activity, hydrolyzing O-glycosyl compounds [Evidence IEA];~go_process: GO:0005975 - carbohydrate metabolic process [Evidence IEA];~go_process: GO:0030245 - cellulose catabolic process [Evidence IEA]), giving the protein MNMHSINMRAIWPLVSLFSAVKALPAASATASASVAASSSPAPTASATGNPFEGYQLYVNPYYKSQVESSAIPSLSASSLVAQASAAADVPSFYWLDTADKVPTMGEYLDDIQTQNAAGASPPIAGIFVVYDLPDRDCAALASNGEYAISDGGVEKYKAYIDSIREQVETYSDVQTILIIEPDSLANLVTNLDVAKCANAQSAYLECTNYALEQLNLPNVAMYLDAGHAGWLGWPANIGPAAELYASVYKNASSPAAVRGLATNVANFNAWSIDICPSYTSGNDVCDEKSYINAFAPELSSAGFDAHFITDTGRNGKQPTGQSAWGDWCNVKDTGFGAQPTTDTGDELADAFVWVKPGGESDGTSDTSSSRYDAHCGYSDALQPAPEAGTWFQAYFEQLLTNANPSL; this is encoded by the exons ATGAATATGCACTCCATCAACATGCGAGCCATCTGGCCCCtcgtctctctcttctcggCCGTCAAGGCCCTCCCTGCCGCAAGCGCGACTGCTTCAGCATCTGTTGCTGCTTCGAGCTCTCCGGCACCGACTGCCTCTGCTACCGGCAATCCCTTTGAGGGATACCAGCTCTATGTGAACCCCTACTACAAGTCGCAAGTGGAGAGTTCGGCCATTCCATCATTGTCTGCCAGCTCGCTAGTCGCGCAGGCGAGTGCTGCGGCCGATGTGCCTTCATTTTACTGGCT AGACACGGCCGACAAGGTGCCTACCATGGGTGAATATCTAGACGATATCCAGACGCAAAACGCCGCTGGAGCGAGCCCTCCCATCGCTGGTATCTTCGTCGTCTATGACCTGCCGGATCGGGATTGCGCTGCCTTGGCTAGTAATGGCGAATACGCGATCAGTGATGGCGGCGTAGAGAAGTATAAGGCGTACATTGATTCTATTCGCGAGCAGGTCGAGACGTACTCGGATGTTCAGACTATTTTGATTATTG AACCGGATAGCTTGGCTAACCTGGTGACGAATCTCGATGTGGCTAAATGCGCCAATGCTCAGTCTGCTTACCTGGAATGCACCAACTATGCCCTCGAGCAGTTGAATCTGCCGAATGTGGCTATGTATCTTGATGCTG GCCATGCGGGATGGCTGGGATGGCCTGCCAACATCGGTCCTGCGGCGGAACTCTACGCATCGGTGTATAAGAATGCgtcatctccagcagctgTTCGTGGACTCGCTACCAATGTAGCTAACTTTAACGCCTGGAGCATCGACATTTGCCCCTCTTATACATCGGGTAACGATGTCTGTGATGAGAAGAGCTACATCAATGCCTTTGCACCGGAGCTCTCAAGTGCTGGTTTTGATGCCCACTTCATTACCGATACGG GTCGCAATGGAAAGCAGCCTACTGGACAGAGCGCGTGGGGTGACTGGTGCAATGTCAAGGATACCGGCTTCGGTGCTCAGCCGACAACCGATACTGGAGACGAGCTGGCTGATGCCTTTGTCTGGGTCAAGCCTGGCGGAGAGAGCGATGGGACGTCGGACACTAGCTCTTCTCGCTACGATGCGCATTGCGGATATAGTGATGCTTTGCAGCCTGCCCCGGAGGCTGGTACTTGGTTCCAG GCATACTTTGAGCAGCTTTTGACCAACGCCAATCCTTCCCTCTGA
- a CDS encoding uncharacterized protein (COG:S;~EggNog:ENOG410PFXT;~InterPro:IPR038816;~go_function: GO:0070628 - proteasome binding [Evidence IEA]) translates to MPPSNGHLLLPKFWRAARSAYEKAYKTIKSRFPEQFQQSSLRLQPEYVRVVNRHPINRAAAIRQARGRHYYSTRAASSFVSYIRSGLQGERTAYKTSRVAANVSRLTKNAPFASTLRPNLTGGTLGRTAGGYAIGAGRIGGARYFSHGAAAPAQVINNVSVGVRAFFLSGQKARFDGVDPITGNKRFKTVSKLQDEAERKMAAIPRTAPGSFVDFQISPTITAFGLQKNLVATGAGDAQTINSDGLLDFLSADFARALKDLAAVLNDLKRLSTLGDLPILLHDNSTIRVRFPGCDASTVERLCDEAGVQRGKIVQDEDFDIRTGADLALLFPFAPSVPASPDVNDYFYRSGTIKSQAPEEVDWHAMMSPEDVSEASPEPYKQPLNQLSFEDVTMFGENPWMSSPSGYSSINVSELGDRAFFAEVASIGLPESASEYEGSDGIRKFIAECDLASRHYGRAF, encoded by the exons ATGCCGCCTTCAAACGGGCACCTGCTGCTCCCCAAGTTCTGGAGAGCAGCCAG GTCTGCCTACGAGAAGGCCTACAAGACTATCAAGTCTAGGTTCCCAGAGCAATTCCAACAAAGCTCACTTCGCCTTCAGCCTGAGTATGTGCGTGTAGTCAACAGACACCCTATCAACCGGGCTGCTGCTATCCGTCAAGCTCGTGGTCGCCACTACTACTCCACCCGTGCAGCAAGCTCCTTCGTCTCCTACATTCGCAGTGGCCTACAGGGCGAGCGTACTGCCTACAAGACATCTCGAGTCGCAGCTAATGTCAGTCGCTTGACTAAAAATGCTCCTTTCGCATCAACCCTTCGTCCGAATCTGACGGGCGGCACCCTAGGCCGCACGGCGGGTGGTTATGCCATTGGTGCCGGCCGCATCGGTGGGGCTCGATACTTCTCCCATGGCGCAGCTGCCCCTGCCCAGGTCATCAACAATGTTTCTGTCGGTGTCCGGGCGTTCTTCCTCTCGGGACAGAAGGCTCGCTTTGATGGAGTCGATCCCATCACTGGCAACAAGCGCTTCAAGACTGTGAGCAAGCTTCAGGATGAGGCCGAGCGCAAGATGGCGGCGATCCCTCGCACGGCACCCGGCTCCTTTGTCGACTTCCAGATTTCCCCAACTATCACTGCTTTCGGTCTGCAGAAGAACCTGGTAGCGACTGGTGCTGGTGACGCCCAGACCATCAACTCGGACGGTCTCTTGGATTTCCTGTCCGCGGACTTTGCCCGTGCCCTCAAGGATCTTGCTGCCGTGCTTAACGACCTGAAGAGGCTATCCACACTGGGTGACCTGCCCATCTTGCTACACGATAATTCGACGATTCGGGTGCGGTTCCCTGGTTGCGATGCTAGTACTGTTGAACGTCTGTGTGATGAGGCTGGGGTTCAGAGAGGCAAGATAGTGCAGGATGAGGACTTCGACATCCGTACAGGTGCCGATCTCGCtctcttgtttccttttgcCCCTAGTGTGCCAGCTTCTCCTGACGTGAACGACTACTTCTACCGCTCTGGGACCATAAAGTCACAGGCTCCCGAGGAGGTTGATTGGCATGCCATGATGTCTCCAGAGGATGTGTCAGAAGCATCTCCAGAACCCTACAAGCAGCCCCTAAATCAGCTCAGCTTTGAGGATGTTACCATGTTTGGTGAGAACCCATGGATGTCTTCTCCGTCGGGATATTCCAGCATCAATGTCAGCGAACTTGGCGATCGGGCCTTCTTTGCTGAAGTCGCAAGCATTGGTTTACCCGAGAGTGCCTCCGAGTACGAAGGATCGGATGGAATACGCAAATTCATAGCAGAGTGTGATCTTGCTTCGCGACATTATGGGCGGGCTTTTTAA
- the gcy1 gene encoding putative glycerol dehydrogenase Gcy1 (COG:C;~EggNog:ENOG410Q8RZ;~InterPro:IPR018170,IPR020471,IPR036812,IPR023210;~PFAM:PF00248;~go_function: GO:0016491 - oxidoreductase activity [Evidence IEA];~go_process: GO:0055114 - oxidation-reduction process [Evidence IEA]) codes for MSNLEHTKKVYTLNTGDKIPAVGLGTWQSKPNEVREAVKNALLKGYRHIDTALAYGNEAEVGQGIRDSGVPREEIWVTTKLDNTWHHRVTEGIDSSLKDLGLDYVDLYLVHWPSCTDPNDLKKHLPDWDFIKTWQEMQKLPATGKVRNIGVSNFGIKNLEKLLNDPSCKIVPAVNQIELHPNNPSPKLVAYNTSKGIHSTGYSCLGSTNSPLYKDETLLKLAEKKGKTPQQVLLLWGVQKGWSVIPKSVSKSRIDANFELDGWELTAEEIDQLDNLKDRFKVCGDDWLPVKVFFGDDE; via the exons ATGTCGAACCTCGAGCACACCAA GAAGGTCTACACCCTCAACACCGGCGACAAGATCCCCGCCGTTGGTCTCGGTACCTGGCAATCCAAGCCCAACGAGGTCAGAGAGGCCGTCAAGAATGCTCTCCTGAAGGGATACCGTCACATCGACAC TGCCCTTGCCTATGGCAACGAAGCCGAGGTTGGACAGGGTATCAGGGACTCTGGTGTCCCTCGCGAGGAGATCTGGGTTACCACCAAGCTTGACAACACCTGGCACCACCGTGTCACCGAGGGCATTGACTCCTCCCTCAAGGACCTTGGCCTCGACTATGTCGACCTCTACCTTGTCCACTGGCCCAGCTGCACTGACCCCAATGACCTGAAGAAGCACCTCCCCGACTGGGACTTCATCAAGACTTG GCAAGAGATGCAGAAGCTCCCCGCCACCGGCAAGGTCCGTAACATTGGTGTCTCCAACTTCGGCATCAAGAACCTCGAGAAGCTCCTGAACGACCCCAGCTGCAAGATCGTCCCTGCTGTCAACCAGATCGAATTgcaccccaacaacccctcccctAAGCTGGTTGCCTACAACACCTCCAAGGGCATCCACTCTACCGGCTACTCTTGCCTCGGCTCCACCAACTCTCCTCTCTACAAGGATGAGACCCTCCTCAAgctggccgagaagaagggcaagactCCCCAGCAGGTTCTGCTCCTGTGGGGTGTGCAGAAGGGCTGGAGTGTCATCCCCAAGTCGGTCAGCAAGTCTCGCATCGACGCCAACTTCGAGCTTGATGGCTGGGAGTTGACCGCCGAGGAGATTGATCAGCTGGACAACCTCAAGGACCGCTTCAAGGTCTGCGGTGACGACTGGCTCCCCGTCAAGGTTTTCTTCGGTGACGACGAGTAA
- a CDS encoding PSME3-interacting protein (COG:S;~EggNog:ENOG410PQF7;~InterPro:IPR019331,IPR039845;~PFAM:PF10187) produces the protein MSSGFVSAGTDQEPIERDDEWRRVQNELEEERKRKAELGRQEDGKSLYEVLQQNKMAKQEAFEEKIKLKNQFRSLDEDEVEFLDSIMESTRAKEAAVKKETAEQLELFRRQREEAEKTLLEDTSADVAPAAEGEDWKIPARKRRREKSKDLLIPGKKRKSLGGDTTGNSSKEPSADKESGKVDKSFHESKPEPTQKKPEESKQAATLPGASKPVQDSKSSPKQTASNAAKAPSLSLGLADYGSDSE, from the exons ATGTCGTCTGGATTCGTATCCGCCGGAACGGATCAGGAGCCAATCGAACGCGACGATGAATGGCGTCGTGTACAGAATGAGCTCGAGGAGGAGCGAAAGCGCAAAGCAGAGCTAGGGAGGCAAGAAGATGGCAAGAGCTTATACGAAGTACTTCAGCAGAACAAAA TGGCCAAGCAGGAAGCtttcgaagagaagatcaagtTGAAGAATCAATTCCGTTCgctggacgaagacgaagtcGAATTTCTCGATTCTATCATGGAGTCCACCCGGGCCAAGGAAGCTGCGGTCAAGAAGGAGACTGCCGAACAGCTGGAGTTGTTCCGTCGACAGCGGGAAGAGGCAGAGAAAACTCTGCTGGAGGACACATCTGCGGATGTCGCACCGGCcgctgaaggagaggactGGAAGATTCCTGCCCGCAAGAGACGTCGAGAGAAGAGCAAAGACCTTCTTATACCCGGTAAAAAGCGCAAGTCTCTGGGGGGTGACACTACTGGAAACTCTTCCAAAGAACCAAGTGCGGACAAAGAATCCGGAAAGGTTGATAAGAGTTTCCATGAAAGCAAGCCGGAGCCAACGCAAAAGAAGCCGGAAGAGTCAAAGCAAGCAGCTACATTGCCTGGCGCAAGCAAGCCTGTACAGGATTCAAAATCAAGCCCAAAGCAGACTGCATCGAACGCAGCAAAGGCACCTTCGTTATCCCTTGGATTAGCCGACTACGGCTCAGATTCAGAATGA
- a CDS encoding sugar porter family MFS transporter (COG:G;~EggNog:ENOG410PK6R;~InterPro:IPR005829,IPR005828,IPR003663,IPR036259, IPR020846;~PFAM:PF00083,PF07690;~TransMembrane:12 (i7-25o48-67i79-97o103-124i144-164o176-193i262-283o303-320i327-348o360-386i398-420o426-447i);~go_component: GO:0016020 - membrane [Evidence IEA];~go_component: GO:0016021 - integral component of membrane [Evidence IEA];~go_function: GO:0022857 - transmembrane transporter activity [Evidence IEA];~go_process: GO:0055085 - transmembrane transport [Evidence IEA]), with the protein MRLSPAWYQFLVGVFASLGSFLYGYDLGVIAEVIACGSFISRFNLNDTQSGLVVSMFTAGAFFGAAFAGPSGDKLGRRWTITVGCVLFCLGGGLQTGARTVAFLYSGRFFAGLGVGFLTMIIPLYQAEICHPDIRGRVTALQQFMLGVGSLCAAWISYGTYIGFSETNDTQWQLPLGLQIAPAVFLGLLIMLFPESPRWLIDHGQHEKGLKTLAMLHAHGNEEDPWVRAEFNQIQESIVYEHEHEAKSYKELFTSRSSFRRLFLCCALQASVQMTGVSAIQYYSVTIYGQIGISGDKTLQYQAINSIIALVAQFLCILFIDRVGRRWTLIWGNLGNMVTFIVACILLAQFPPESHNTGAHWGFIIMTWLYNFSFSCTCGPLSWIIPAEVFDTRTRSKGVSLATMTSYAFNTMIGQVTPIAMESVRYRYYFLFIICNFTNAVFFWLLLPETKKLPLEEMNYLFSNSPWIVAGKRKEDYVPHDLQRRLEEEAEKREVFATHNEVS; encoded by the exons ATGCGTCTCTCCCCAGCATGGTATCAA TTCCTAGTAGGCGTTTTCGCCTCGCTGGGTTCATTCTTGTATGGAT ACGATCTAGGTGTGATCGCTGAAGTCATCGCCTGCGGGTCGTTCATATCCAGATTCAATTTGAATGACACTCAATC TGGACTCGTGGTGTCCATGTTCACTGCAGGTGCTTTCTTTGGTGCAGCGTTTGCAGGCCCTAGTGGTGACAAGCTAGGCCGACGATGGACCATTACTGTCGGTTGTGTTCTCTTCTGCCTCGGAGGTGGTCTTCAGACTGGAGCACGAACTGTTGCCTTCCTCTATAGCGGAAGGTTCTTTGCCGGCCTGGG GGTCGGTTTCCTTACTATGATTATCCCTCTGTACCAGGCTGAGATCTGCCATCCGGACATTCGTGGTCGTGTTACTGCTCTGCAGCAATTCATGCTAGGAGTTGGGTCTTTATGTGCTGCCTGGATCTCATATGGCACATATATCGGATTTTCCGAAACCAATGACACACAATGGCAGCTACCCCTTGGACTGCAGATTGCACCAGCTGTCTTCCTCGGACTTTTGATCATGCTTTTCCCTGAG TCTCCCCGGTGGCTCATTGACCACGGTCAGCACGAGAAAGGCCTGAAGACATTGGCAATGCTTCATGCCCACGGCAACGAAGAGGACCCTTGGGTTCGTGCGGAATTCAACCAGATCCAAGAAAGCATTGTCTATGAGCATGAGCACGAAGCCAAGTCCTACAAGGAACTTTTTACATCGCGATCATCCTTTCGTCGCCTGTTTCTTTGTTGCGCATTGCAAGCATCTGTACAGATGACTGGTGTGTCTGCAATTCA GTACTACTCCGTAACCATCTATGGTCAGATTGGTATTAGCGGCGACAAAACGCTACAATACCAGGCTATCAACTCCATCATTGCCCTTGTAGCTCAGTTCCTCTGCATTCTCTTCATCGATCGAGTCGGTCGCCGCTGGACTCTGATCTGGGGTAACCTAGGGAACATGGTAACATTCATCGTTGCCTGCATCTTGTTAGCGCAGTTCCCCCCGGAAAGTCACAACACCGGAGCCCACTGGGGCTTCATTATCATGACTTGGCTATACAACTTCTCGTTCTCGTGCACCTGCGGCCCTCTCTCTTGGATCATCCCGGCAGAGGTATTCGACACCCGAACGCGGTCGAAGGGCGTTTCGTTGGCTACTATGACCTCGTATGCATTCAACACGATGATTGGACAGGTGACGCCCATTGCCATGGAGAGTGTGCGCTATCGATACTactttctcttcatcatctgcaacTTCACGAATGCGGTGTTCTTCTGGCTCTTGCTTCCCGAGACGAAGAAATTGCCGCTGGAAGAGATGAACTATCTGTTCTCGAATTCTCCGTGGATTGTGGCGGGAAAGCGTAAGGAGGATTATGTTCCTCATGATTTACAGCGGAGGcttgaggaggaggcggagaaaagagaggtCTTCGCCACTCACAACGAGGTGAGTTGA
- a CDS encoding alpha-N-arabinofuranosidase (CAZy:GH51;~COG:G;~EggNog:ENOG410PIZK;~InterPro:IPR010720,IPR017853,IPR013780;~PFAM:PF06964;~go_function: GO:0046556 - alpha-L-arabinofuranosidase activity [Evidence IEA];~go_process: GO:0046373 - L-arabinose metabolic process [Evidence IEA]), with protein sequence MTTFTKLSDQDAPSISIHPERRLSKINPNIYAGFTEHMGRCIYGGIYDPGNPLSDENGFRKDVLEALRELNIPVVRYPGGNFMATYHWIDGVGPKEKRPARPELAWLGTETNQFGTDEFLKWCEVLGTEPYFCLNFGTGTLDEALAWVEYCNGTKDTYYANLRRKNGREEPYNVKYWALGNETWGPWQVEQMTKEAYAHKAYQWAKALKLLDPSLILVLCGQDGTASWDYYTLKQCLLPAHSPLSTSTVPLIDMHSIHLYTSSPSHLPNVTAPLAAERAIEITSSLIDLARIENGVPPDQHRPTICFDEWNVWDPIRAEGSKGAEESYTLSDALAVAVYLNVFVRKSKDLGMACIAQSVNVISPLMTSKDGIIKQTTYWPLYLFSKYMRGWTISVHLSCASYEGETTPKWVRGVKDTPWLDVSATLGEDGYVNVAVVNIHEEKDITSNIDGPSGQISVFTVTGESVQACNMNGKEEVVVRESTGEAKGQFVFPKHSLTLLRWKLE encoded by the exons ATGACCACCTTCACCAAGCTTAGTGACCAGGATGCGCCTAGTATTTCCATCCACCCAGAGAGGCGTCTTTCCAAGATCAATCCGAATATTTACGCGGGGTTTACAGA GCACATGGGCAGATGCATTTATGGGGGCATCTATGATCCAGGCAATCCACTGTCAGACGAGAATGGTTTTAGGAAGGATGTCCTTGAAGCTCTGAGGGAGCTCAACATCCCTGTCGTCCGTTACCCCGGTGGGAACTTCATGGCGACATATCATTGGATCGATGGGGTTGGGCCGAAGGAGAAACGGCCTGCTAG ACCTGAACTGGCATGGTTGGGAACAGAGACCAACCAGTTCGGCACTGATGAATTCCTGAAATGGTGCGAAGTCCTGGGCACTGAGCCCTACTTCTGCCTGAATTTTGGAACTG GTACTCTTGACGAAG CGCTGGCGTGGGTCGAGTACTGTAACGGTACTAAAGATACATACTATGCCAACCTTCGGCGGAAGAATGGTCGCGAGGAGCCATACAAT GTCAAATACTGGGCCCTGGGCAACGAGACTTGGGGTCCCTGGCAGGTCGAACAGATGACCAAGGAAGCATATGCTCACAAAGCCTATCAATGGGCCAAGG CCTTGAAGCTCCTTGATCCCAGCTTGATCTTGGTCCTCTGTGGACAAGACGGCACAGCTTCATGGGACTACTACACCCTTAAGCAATGCCTGCTTCCAGCACACTCCCCTCTTTCTACCAGCACCGTACCTCTCATCGACATGCACAGCATCCATCTATACACAagctctccctcccatctccCCAATGTTACCGCCCCACTAGCCGCAGAGCGAGCCATCGAAATCACCTCATCTCTGATCGATCTCGCCCGAATCGAGAACGGAGTTCCACCCGACCAACACCGTCCCACCATTTGCTTCGACGAATGGAACGTCTGGGATCCCATTCGCGCAGAGGGCAGCAAGGGTGCAGAGGAGTCCTACACGCTCTCCGATGCATTAGCCGTTGCCGTTTACTTGAATGTGTTTGtcaggaaaagcaaagaccTGGGCATGGCATGCATCGCGCAGAGCGTTAATGTCATCTCCCCACTCATGACAAGCAAGGATGGCATCATTAAGCAGACAACTTATTGGCCTTTGTACCTATTCTCGAAGTATATGCGGGGATGGACTATCAGTGTGCATCTATCTTGTGCTTCGTATGAAGGGGAGACTACTCCCAAGTGGGTGCGCGGAGTCAAAGATACGCCTTGGTTGGATGTTAGCGCTACCCTCGGTGAGGATGGGTATGTGAATGTTGCGGTGGTCAATATTCACGAGGAAAAGGATATCACGAGCAACATTGATGGGCCGTCTGGGCAGATCTCAGTCTTTACTGTTACTGGAGAGAGTGTCCAGGCTTGTAATATGAATGGCaaagaggaggttgttgtGAGAGAGAGTACAGGGGAGGCGAAGGGACAATTTGTGTTCCCGAAACATTCTTTGACGTTGCTGAGATGGAAGCTGGAGTAA
- a CDS encoding uncharacterized protein (COG:S;~EggNog:ENOG410PSQR;~InterPro:IPR021719;~PFAM:PF11720) produces MPLVVPGINNTSGGASQEEWLNKLAGKKLTESSSDVTSFAKKDLPQQHRVLKPGDAMTMDMRPERMNIHLGDDGTVHNVTFG; encoded by the exons ATGCCTCTCGTCGTTCCCGgaatcaacaacacctcaGGTGGTGCCAGCCAAGAGGAGTGGCTCAACAAGCTGGCGGGGAAGAAACTCACTGAGTCGTCGAGTGATGTGACT TCATTTGCGAAGAAGGACCTCCCCCAGCAACACCGTGTGCTCAAGCCTGGTGATGCTATGACAATGGATATGAGGCCAGAGCG GATGAACATCCACTTGGGTGACGATGGCACTGTTCATAATGTGACCTTTGGTTAG
- a CDS encoding uncharacterized protein (COG:S;~EggNog:ENOG410Q2HW;~TransMembrane:1 (o126-148i)): MLLASIVPSRATTTSRRAVGQQSRTSAGILESTYSSLNRGYGGMHLWNKKSEVVKHRLDTVLDGLDFARDSQLATHSNTSLQELATIRDGTAQAGVSQVNLRADPRRPEFMTRNWIPHWSYQKSSIAAACIFTAVTVMALTFLAILSIKKAKKSWERHKREKQDHANSGYSALSLLEEGHEMTTTSSKQISRETLMFSRSRSPSPTYLIEQDGPSVTKVYHTSRSVSTITLDSPSSTLGDAGSTTGLNSIPERPASALKRSRHERHGSKARSIVVVPSPLRAFSVKPMIHHTDPAYGLERTSLNVGHEGGNVPSNSKRDSAGGNSLFKLPAIQRTMSPLFSF, encoded by the coding sequence ATGCTGTTAGCTTCTATTGTGCCTTCAAGGGCCACTACCACATCCAGAAGGGCTGTGGGGCAGCAGTCACGAACATCTGCCGGGATACTGGAAAGCACTTATAGCTCGCTAAACAGAGGCTATGGGGGCATGCACTTGTGGAACAAGAAAAGTGAGGTCGTCAAACACCGGCTAGACACTGTacttgatggtcttgatTTTGCCAGAGACTCCCAGCTTGCAACTCACTCAAACACCTCTTTGCAGGAACTGGCTACAATTAGGGACGGTACAGCACAGGCTGGGGTATCGCAGGTGAACCTACGTGCAGACCCTCGGAGACCAGAGTTTATGACTCGGAATTGGATACCGCATTGGAGTTACCAGAAAAGCTCCATTGCTGCTGCGTGCATATTCACGGCCGTCACAGTAATGGCTCTCACTTTCTTGGCTATTCTAtccatcaagaaggccaaaAAAAGCTGGGAGCGACACAAACGTGAAAAGCAAGATCATGCAAACTCCGGTTACTCTGCTCTCTCCTTGCTCGAGGAAGGCCACGAAATGACTACGACGAGCAGCAAGCAGATAAGCCGAGAGACTTTGATGTTCAGTAGGAGTCGCTCGCCATCTCCGACCTATCTCATTGAACAAGACGGTCCCTCCGTGACGAAAGTTTATCACACGAGCAGAAGCGTCTCTACCATTACGCTCGACTCACCCAGCTCTACCCTGGGAGATGCAGGGTCTACAACTGGGTTGAACTCAATACCGGAACGTCCAGCCAGCGCGTTAAAACGTTCCCGCCACGAACGTCATGGCTCGAAGGCCAGATCAATCGTTGTCGTACCATCACCCTTGAGGGCATTCTCGGTGAAGCCGATGATACACCACACAGACCCAGCCTACGGCCTGGAGCGGACTTCTTTGAACGTCGGACATGAGGGCGGTAATGTCCCGTCGAACAGCAAGCGTGACTCTGCTGGTGGTAACAGCTTGTTTAAACTTCCAGCAATTCAAAGAACAATGTCgcctcttttctccttttgA